The nucleotide window TTTTCATGGGAGGGGACAACGTGATTTTCTGGGGACCATTGGCCTGGACCATCATCTTCGGATTAACTTATGCCACAGTCTTGACCCTGATTATGGTACCGGTGATGTTCTACTTGGTAAAAAGAACCAAATACTGGTTAAGAGATTGGAGAAAAGAGCATCCTATCGAAGAATAATTTTTTAAATTTTATATAAATAAAACCACCTGAAATTTGATTTTGGGTGGTTTTTTTTGTTGTTGGATAGAGAAATACGTTATTATATAGACAAAATTCCACAATACATCTGCAACGCCATTTGAAAATAAATCTTTACTTTTGAATAATAAAAATGTTGGTTATGGATATGACAGCCCAAATAAAAAAGAACTTAATTTCTAGAATTAAAGATTCTAAGGATTTGAACTTTCTAAATGCGCTTCAAACTATATTTGATTCGTCAGAACAAGCCTTATATCAATTATCTGCAGAACAACAATCTTCAATTGAAATTGGCAGAAACGAAATCAAAGAGGGAAAATTTCACAACAACGATGAAGTAATTTCTGAAATGAGAGAATGGCTAAAAAAGTGATAGTTTAGTCAAAAATTGCAAAACTTCAATTTGCAACTGTTTTGGAATATTATGTTGAGAGAGATGGTAATCCAAATTATAGTTTAAAACTACTTAAAGAAGTAGAAGACTTATTAAATACACTTTCTAACTCTGAACTAATTAGAAGACTGACTTCAAATAAATTTACACGTGTAATTCCAATGAAAGTTTATCTTATTTTCTATGAAATAAATGAAGATAGAATTGAGATTGTATCCTTTTGGGATAACCGTCAGGATGTTGAACACAGAAAAATAAAATAATAACAAAGCACAACCTCGTTTACTGATTTTAAACGTGGTTTATTGTTTTGGATAATTAAATATCTCCAAAAATCCCTCTGCCTGCCTACTAGCCCTGATTGCTTCGCCAGTTCGCTACACTCGTGTTAGCCGATATCCTCGTATCTCGTCTTTTGGGACGAGAGGAGAGATAAAGGCAAGAGCAGGAACCCATGTCTCCCGATAAAGCCGATTCTTTCGCTCCTTATTATTTTCAAAATTTAGCAAAGAATTGGCATTGAAAAATTTAAAGATTTCGGCTTTTGTAATTTACCTTTGCAAAACTTAAAAAAGCCCCATCGAATTCAAAATGAACCGAGAACATTATATCCCATTTGATAAGGAATTTCTGCTCGATGAACAACTGGCGGAATATGCTGGTGACGAAAAACAGGTCGAGGATTTCAAGAAGCTGTTTGACATTATTGAACATTATTATCACCACGAAGCCTTTAACCTGATTCGGAACATAAAAAAGAATTACGCTTTTTTTGACCCTGATCTGCCTGCCAAAGAAAGAGAGGCTTTTAAAGGGAAAAGCGACTTTTCGGTTTTTAAAGACACCTTGATTAAAGTACTGGAACTAAGCAATTATTCGAAAGTGAGCCAGGAAGTTTTGGACAAGGCTTTTAAGGATTCGGATTTGATAGGATTGAAACTGGACATTGATTTGGACGTCTATAAAGACTATGAGATATATGTTAGGGGTCAGCATACTGCCAAAGAAAAGGTCACTAAATACTTTTTTTGGAAGAAAAAAATTGAGGTCGAGTATTATGACCGTGTAATGATTTACCTCAAATATCACGATGCGGATTATTACAAAAAGAAAAAGCTTAAAAAACACAAATCATTAATAGAACCCGGAACTGTCGTTTTGAAGATTTTCAAACGTGTTCCAAAAAATGACTTGGAAACCATATTCCCGAATGCCACGCCCAAAATGTCGTTAACCGACAAGCTGTTATTATGGGTTCCGGGCGTTGTGGGTGGTATTTCCTTATTGAGTGCCAAAGTAATTCCGGCGCTGATTAAAATGCAGGCAGCTTATCAATCGGGTGAAACTATTGATCTTTTGAACAGCAAAACCTCCTTAAATCAAGGTTTGATTGCTCTTGGGATTTTGGGTGCTTACTTATTCCGCCAATACAACAACTTTGTGAACAAGAAAATAAAGTATTCCAAAATGCTTTCGGACAGCCTTTATTTCAAAAATATAGGAAATAACAGCGGTGCTTTTTATTCTTTATTAAACTCTTCAGAAGAGGAAGTTTTGAAGGAAACAATCCTTGCCTACTCCTTTTTGAACCGAAGCAAAATACCGTTATCGGCTGACGAACTCGACCATCAAATTGAATCTTGGTTTAAAACAAAACACAATACCGATCTTGATTTTGACGTGAAAGAAGCATTGCAGAAATTAAAAAACAGTGACCTTGGCATTAAAACCAATGGCAAGTGGAAAGTTATTCCTTTGGAACAAGCGCTTATAAGGATTGACGAGATCTGGGACGGTGTTTTTGATTATAGCAAATTGGCCTCGAACTGACATCCAGCAATCTCGAAATTCATGAAATTGCCACAGATTCACAGATTTTAAAATCATTTTAATCTGTGAATCTGTGGCAAATAAATATTGTTTAGAAGCTAAAATCAAATACTTTTCTACATAAAACACAAAAAAGGAGAAAATCACAACGGTTTTCTCCTTTTTTATAAACTTCAAAAGCTATTCGGCTGTGACAGGATCAATTATTTCAGAAACAAGGCTTATTTTGTTGGCTGGAAAACCACCTTTATCGGCATGTTCCCGAATCATTTCTTC belongs to Flavobacterium aquiphilum and includes:
- a CDS encoding type II toxin-antitoxin system RelE/ParE family toxin, translated to MAKLQFATVLEYYVERDGNPNYSLKLLKEVEDLLNTLSNSELIRRLTSNKFTRVIPMKVYLIFYEINEDRIEIVSFWDNRQDVEHRKIK
- a CDS encoding TMEM143 family protein; this translates as MNREHYIPFDKEFLLDEQLAEYAGDEKQVEDFKKLFDIIEHYYHHEAFNLIRNIKKNYAFFDPDLPAKEREAFKGKSDFSVFKDTLIKVLELSNYSKVSQEVLDKAFKDSDLIGLKLDIDLDVYKDYEIYVRGQHTAKEKVTKYFFWKKKIEVEYYDRVMIYLKYHDADYYKKKKLKKHKSLIEPGTVVLKIFKRVPKNDLETIFPNATPKMSLTDKLLLWVPGVVGGISLLSAKVIPALIKMQAAYQSGETIDLLNSKTSLNQGLIALGILGAYLFRQYNNFVNKKIKYSKMLSDSLYFKNIGNNSGAFYSLLNSSEEEVLKETILAYSFLNRSKIPLSADELDHQIESWFKTKHNTDLDFDVKEALQKLKNSDLGIKTNGKWKVIPLEQALIRIDEIWDGVFDYSKLASN